Proteins from one Mytilus galloprovincialis chromosome 11, xbMytGall1.hap1.1, whole genome shotgun sequence genomic window:
- the LOC143052768 gene encoding G patch domain-containing protein 4-like, giving the protein MSKNKFARSQLAKHGWTEGSGLGKNESGITDAIKVKLKHDTAGVGHNKGDEFTFQWWDHVFNKAASSISVKSSDDGVAVKKVGESGPVSNKKTKTYNNKALLYGQFVKGATLTNGNEDHIEEGVESSDDEETEKLKMNRLMDDNMVDICGGMTAHKAARHGHKLSAKMARVMEQEKQELEKLNRIKELKQNSGRKRTRSETLNDTEENKINEEENTSVKKKKKNKKNRHQTTDPDLHSSSEKAKKSKEKVDVDEHMLIDGYHSAISNDCLKSTESESTESSKKKSKKKKRNKEKFEETDAIENKKRKKKKQKN; this is encoded by the exons ATGTCGAAAAATAAATTCGCAAGGAGTCAACTAGCTAAACATGGCTGGACTGAAG GATCTGGTCTTGGTAAGAATGAAAGTGGAATTACAGATGCAATCAAAGTGAAGCTAAAGCATGATACAGCAGGG GTAGGCCATAACAAAGGAGATGAGTTCACATTCCAGTGGTGGGACCATGTATTTAACAAGGCAGCAAGTAGTATATCCGTCAAGTCTTCTGAT GATGGTGTTGCTGTTAAGAAAGTTGGAGAAAGTGGACCTGTTagtaataaaaagacaaaaacatataataaCAAGGCACTGTTGTATGGCCAGTTTGTCAAG gGAGCTACCTTAACAAATGGTAATGAAGATCATATAGAGGAAGGTGTGGAAAGTAGTGATGACGAAGAAACAGAAAAACTAAAGATGAACAG ACTTATGGATGACAACATGGTGGACATTTGTGGTGGTATGACAGCTCATAA agCAGCCAGACATGGCCATAAATTAAGTGCTAAGATGGCTAGAGTTATGGAGCAAGAAAAACAGGAATTGGAAAAATTGAATAGAATAAAAGAGTTAAAACAAAATTCTGGAAGAAAAAGAACGAGAAGTGAGACTTTAAATGATACAGAAgagaataaaataaatgaagaGGAAAATACAAgtgtaaaaaagaagaaaaagaacaaGAAAAACAGACACCAAACTACAGATCCAGATTTACATTCTAGCAGTGAAAAAGCTAAAAAAAGTAAGGAAAAAGTTGATGTTGATGAACATATGTTAATAGATGGTTACCACAGTGCAATATCTAATGACTGTTTAAAATCAACAGAAAGTGAATCGACAGAGAGCAGTAagaaaaagtcaaagaaaaagaaaagaaataaggAGAAATTTGAAGAGACAGACgcaattgagaataaaaaaagaaagaaaaagaaacagaagaattaa